The DNA sequence GATTGCATGATTTGGGTTAAAGGGCAGTGATGTGAAGGATTGGAAGGCACTGTATCCATTCAAGATAAGGAGTGATTAAATCCTTGACTATGAAGTTGATGTTTTACTGTTCAGGGTTTTGGGATAGGGAGATCCTAGACCTTCTAGGAGCGAGAGACAGATTGGGATTATTCTATCCTTCCAGATCTAAGATGCTGGAAGATGGCTTTCTGTGGGTCTTCAGCAGGTTTTATGGGCCAATGGCAGGAAGCATGAGAGGGATTTTACAGAAGAGTTGAGTGTAATGGGAGGTGATTTCGATGTACTTGCTGTTTGAAAGACTCAATGGGAACTTATTACCTTTAGCCATAAAATTTTGCTCCAGACCCCaggaagaaatataaaaataaaataaaataaaattgtttcagAGCTATGGGTTGACACAAAGGAAGCTCATGCAGAGGGTGACACCTTAAATTCTCTTTTTGTTTGGAGAAATCCtctatagcttgaaactaactttATGGAATTTTGTTATTGATATCCTGGAATTGAGGCATGGccattttcattttaatctttaatttccatctcttctttcctttttgatGTAGACGCATATGCAGGACATTATCAATTTATAATCATCAAAAGAAGCTGACATATTTAAGAGAACTCAACCTGACCCTAAAACATAGTTGGATGGATACTTAAGATCCCAATGATGCAGTCAATTCCTGAATCAAAACAGCCCTTAATTCCTAAAAGGGTAAGTGAGTTGTTCATCTTACAACTATGGATAACATTTTTTCAGTGTAGCAGCCatgattaaaatcatttttgaaaccATCCATCTAAGCATACTTTAGCTTCTTAAATATCTAATGAGGATAGGTTAACTTTTGAAGAAGTCGTCAATAATGGATAGCAGGTGAATTGAACCACTGCAGAGAAAATCTTACTGCTATCAAGATTCACAGCAAATATTAAGCCATCATCCTACAAAACAGCAATAAAATACCTCATCAAAACCTTTCCCTTGAAGCCTTGCCCTCTCTTGCCTTTCCTGCTTGAGTCTTTTAAATAACCGCTGTTCTATGTGGTCACTAAGAATTGTCCTTGGCAAATCTTTAGCCCCAAGAACAGCACTCTGAGGTAATGGTTTACGCTCTCCTTTCTCAATCTCTGTTATATAGCAATTAGGGCAAGTATATTCAGCCTGCCCACCATCATTCCTCCGACCATTGAACAAGGCACAAATTTGATGTTGCCAAGCTTCACACTTGTCACATTGAACCCACTGCAAAATAGAAGCAAATGTTCAAACATAAGAGCGATTGCCCAGACAATAATCCAACATAATGACAGATactaaaagaaatgaataaaacatACCCATTCTTCAGTCTCctcatcatttttcttcttctccagcCTTGCTTTGGGAAGAGAAGTCCCATCAACCACGACACTGTCTCCTCGGGCTTCATTATAGCATGGTATACAGAAATAATGTCGCGTATCACCAGTTCCCATGGTATAATACATTGCATTTCTCTTAATACGAGCACCACATGGTGAGCAATAAATAGGTGGAGGTTCAAAAGTAAGCTTCTCAACTGCACACAGCTGACAAGAGTTCTCACTCATCGAACGCTCCATTGCTTGATTCTTTTCTGCCTTGGCCTTGCTCTAGAAAAagggaagaggaaaaaaaaatcaccaccAAACCTAGACAaagtacataaaaaataaaaataaaaacaaaacagaaaaatcaTTCTCAACAGCCACAAGATTTAATACCCTCGACAGGacaatacataattttttttgccctttttcctttttatggaCCAGGAACTTTCTCATCCCCACCCCAACCTCTTGCTACCTGAGCTAGGCCTCAGGGGCAGGACAAGACACAATCTGAACATCCTAACAATATCAATCACCTCCAAAAATCACTATGTACTGATGGACTTGCGCAATACTGAAGATGAAGGTGGCATTAAAGAACAGAAGGAAAAGAAATCCTGTAAGAAACTGAATCACCACAGCCAACAACTTTTTGATTGACCTATTTGAAGGAATTTTCTAAGAAAACTGACAATCAAGTTCAAACACCAATTCCCAACAAATTGTGCTAATGGAGCTGGCAAAAGGATTATAAATGagaggatttaaaaaaaaaaaatgtaaatgtagaaaaaagaaagctataaaaagtaagaaaagcCAACCATACATTCCATAATACCTTCACAGGCACAAAATACAGGCAAAAGATATTTTCCTATACAAGCTAGCTAAGggataggaaaaaaataaaaatttagaccCTGTAATTCCACAAAAGAGAAAATTGTAGAAAGGTtgaaaagcaataaaaaaaattatttaatttccatgaaGGCTCTGAACAGGATAAACATGACATGAAAAGACACCAAAAAAGGATGCGACGCACCCTAGACCAACAAAAGAAGCTGcataaagaaaaaatcaattgaggacaatacattaaaattttggtttaccTGATGGAACAACTAACAAAGATTGGCAGCAATGTCAAGAGAGGGTGAGTTGAACAACCACTTTTAAATTCTTCCTGACAACTTATTTACGCACTTCAAATTACCAATAATAGAAACCGATCATGGAATGCTACACTATTTCAAGGTTTATTAAgttcttaaaagaaaagaaggacaATTTTCTATGTGATTAAGCAAAATAGTTAAGAGTCAAAATATAAAAGTAGAATGTGACATCTCAAAAATAGCTCTTCTAATTTCTAGAATAACTCATATATCCTATCTTCTCATAAATAGCAACTCTCACATGTCGTTTCTAAATCACATCAATAATAGTATTTGCTTTCAAAACACACTTTAAAATGGAGTGAATATACCATTTAGTTCATTCATCCACAATAATACAACTAATGAACTCAAAAGAATTGCAATATAAACAGATCCATAGACTGACCTGTCCAACCCACTGCCTGAGACCTGTAATATGGGCCCTGATTTGCTCTGGCGTGAACAGTTCAGTCAATGAAACCCCCTTTATTTTTGGCTTCCCAGATTTGGTTCCAATACTTTCAGAAGGCTGTGTCACATTTTCCTGCCTAGCCTGATCAGTCTCTTTCTCAAGTTTAACATTTTCTTCCTTAGCAAAACCAGCAGACTCATCATATATAATAGGTTCACTATCAGGCCTTTGGTTGTAGATATCATCCAAATTATCCTTCTTTAGTTCACTAATCTTAGGACTTCCCTGCCCAGAGTTCACAGGAACTTCCATCTTCACTTCTGTAAACTCAGATTTAATTGGCATACTAACATCACCATGTCGGTATTCTTGGCGTTGTACATCCTGTGGAACATGAGATTCAGTAATTACAGGAACCAATACTGCAGAACTTTCACTTTCAGGAAGAAGAGATTGGGAGGGCTGCTCTGTTTTCATGCGTTTTGATGAAGGCTGCAGTTCTTCAGAGGTTTCAACAACTGAAGAAGCCTTTGAAGTCAATCTAGCTGTCTCTACAGTATCATGGGATTTACAGGATCCATCTATAGGAGTTGGCAAGCCAGAATCAGAACCTGGACGAGTGCGTGCTCTCAGTTGTAAGTCCAAATAATTCTTGACAGGAATACAAACAGGACATCCTGGGTCCCTGCAATGTTTGTGGTGATGAAGCAATACCCTGGTATGCTGGCAACGGGGAAATGAACATTGTGGCAGATTACATCTGTCCATATGCCTCCACAACTTTTGAACAGTAATGCAATTAACATCTTGACATTTTCCTTCTGGGGCTGCACAACGACGAGCATGTCGCAAGAACAAAAGCCACCTCTGTTGATTCTTAAACTGCCGTTCCCGGTTACTGTTTGCCGATTTACAGGCAGCAGCACTTAATTGAGACTCCCCTGTGCTTCGGGGAGTAACAGTTTTACCAATGATAGATCCCTCTGAAGACAAATTATTGCGCTGAGCTTCATCATGCCTGGTTATTCGCTGACGGAACTCTTCTTGGACATGCTGATCATGCGACAAGTTGCCTGATATTTGAGGCCTGCCTTGTGATTGAGGATGCCATTGACCATGCAGAACTGATTCTGATTGTTCTCCAATAGATAGGCAGCTAAAATCATTTTGAGACTCCGCAATCAACTGCTGTGGATGTAACAACTGTTGAATTTGTTGTGAATTTTGAGACACTGATGAACACATATCCTGCGTTCCAGATGGTAGAGAGTGCAACTGAGCACCTCTAGAATGGTCATCAGAAGAGTTCTGCTGGAATTGATTCTGCAACTCAGAAAGTTGAAACTGGTCAGAAACTTGTGAATTCAGAATTTCGTTATGGTGTTCCCCTCCAAGCTCAGCCTTTACTTGACTGCTTAGATCAGATGTCAGCTGAGGCTGACCAAAAGCATCATTCTTTATCAAAATCTGGTGCTGCTGACTTGGTGGCTTCTGTTGACGTTGATGTGGAACGAACTGTTGTTGAAACTGATGAGGTTGTTGCTGAAATTGTTGCTGTTGATGAGATTGTAAGAGGTTTTCCCTCGATGAGAGTGGAGATTGGAAGTTCACCTTTTCTGATTGACTGACCGATTGAGGCTTCATATGTACAGCCTGTTGTGCATTGTGCAAATTCGACTGATTGGGTATCAAAGTGGAGTTGGTTTTGGACATCGACTGCAAGCTAACTGGATTCAAATTTTGAGTATTCATCATTGATCCAGCTGATGTTACAGTATTATAGAAGTTTGCAGACCCAGAAGGATCAGCAGCGTTCATCCCATATCCATCACCTGCCAAATGAACTATTTTCTGTGAGAAAGCTGTTACATCACATGtgaacacacacacacacaaaaacagTGATTACCCTGAATAAGGGGTCGCTGATGTTGATCAAACTGCTGCTGTAAAGGTTTGGATGAATCACCATACAGTGTGCCAGACAGATAGCCATCAGAAGTGGTGGGTCCATTCACCAGTTGCATATTGTTCCCAATAAACCCACCATTTAAAGCCCCATTTGAAAAACCATAAGTTTTCTGCTGCAAACCGGACCTAATTCCACTACCCCTTTGACTGCCAAGGTTGTGCAATATACGGATGTTTTGACCACCAACATGCTGCTTTTGTTGTTGAGGTTGTGATACCATTGTGGATTCAACACTCGAAAACCCACCCCCATTATTGGAAGACTCTGAATTCATGTAAGACtgattattattactattaaatcCAGGCGTAGGAATCATTTGGCTTGTGATTCTTTGCCCACTCATTGAAGACATCATGCTGTTTCCACCAGAGCCAATGGAAAAACTGGATGTTGATTGCTGATATCCATTACACAGGGATCCTGCAAAAGTAGATTCTGTTACAGTGGTGTGAAGGAAAAAAAGCTATTAACATTAGATTAATCAGTAGAGTTAGAAATTACCATCAGAAGAATTGAATGAACTGCTGTGTATGCCAACTGAGGACCCACCGCCAGCTGGCAACAGGCTCCCAGTGTTGACAGTTGTAGGTGCTATGCTATTACATGCACTAGCAGCAATCATGGAAGTATCTACAGAAGATGTAACCATTAAATTTGAGCTCCCGCTGTGTGACATACCAGGTGTTGGTATCATTGTACTAATAGCAGAGGAAGAATTAACTCCTTGTGGAAATTGTTGGTTGTGACTACTCAGAGGCAGGCCTTTAATCAAACCATGTAAACGGCTCTCCAAGGTATCCAGATTAGCATAGTCCTCCTGAAGATAAAAAGTGAACAAGTCATAAACAAAATGAACAGTTAACTGTAGCATtattaaaactcaaaaacaCCAAACAACAATCCAAGGATTCTAACAGATCCACATCAGGCATCTATGCTATCATACAACTAAAAAGAACCCAAAACGATAACAGAGGGCCCAGCAGCTAATTGCTCTATGCTTCCTTTAATTGAATGGCTTTGAGACTTCAATCAATAAGAAATAACACTCAAGATATTGTCACAAGCTTGCTTAAAAGCTTAAATAAGGAACAAAATATGAGCATAAAGAACCTTTgcccaaaaacaaaacaaaaaatgagtaTAAAAACCTTTGTGGTAGCACTCCTGAATAAAACATCGTCTAAGCGTCTAACAAGATCTGCCACCCTCTTCGGTTGAAGATCGTGAGGAGATGACTGTCGTTGTGTAATATATTCATAGCTGCAAAAGAGGAGATTAAAAAGTGTGATCAGTGTTCAATTATAATTACCATGTGCACAATCAAAAGTGATTGCCACAAGAatataaaatgaagaaatttcTCTATAGAATCTGATCTGAAGTTTATGTTAAATAACAAATAGAAATagcaacaataataatgataatgatcaTGATAACAATCAAACTTTTCCCATGTGAATTATGTTGTAAATCGTTTTCCTATTTCTTTAGATCATGTACTGTGTCATAGATCATAAGATACACTAGCAtcctaaaaaatagatagaaaaaaatagaaatgcaTCTATTAAATGAATATATACAACAAGAATGAAACATAAGGAGATATTAACCAGTTCCCAGTAAGGCATGCATCAATTAATGCCATATAGGAGTTACatgaaaaacactttttgtAGGAAGTTAgatcaaacatatttaacaacACATGACATTTTACTGCATTAATTCATcacaaatttccaaaaataaaccCTTAAGCATACTTTTAAACTCAACCACTCTTCACCAGTATACCAAAAACAAGCCATAAGATCAACCTTGGcaaaatatatcaatttctccTTGGATgtagaaaacaagttaaaaaatgatagagagaaacaaaagaaaaagggaattgGACTTGAAGATTCACAAAGAGACACAGCTTGAATTTTCTGAAAAAGAGATCAAATTCCTAAACACTGTTACACATGAAATGGAATAGATTCTAGCAACTGGAAAGCAAGGCAAAAAGACAGCAAGAAATGCTATACTTTAACCTCAAATGcacctttttaataaattttaaaactacaCTTCCCTAAAACTGCCAAAAGAGAGTTAAATGTGCATAAATCATCCATATCCATTCCTGAAccccaatttatttttgtttcaaacaTGAACTAAGCAAAGGCATATTGGATGCATGCTACacaattataaatattgtaCAGCATGTACGGTCCATATCTGTTTCCCATAAAACATTTTACACCATGAAAATTTGTCCATTCACAGTCTTTTAGACATAAAAATAGTGACATCACTCACCTTTTCAGGCCTCTGGATTCCCTACAAAGAAACTGCCCACTACTTTTTCTAGGATGACCTAACCTTATTTCAGATTATTGGGACCCTGGATGATGAAAAAAGAAACCTCCCTCTATCTCCTCTATGAACTACCACTCCAAATGAATACCAAAAGACAACTCTATAAGTCCTTTTCATGCTTTCAAATCTATGTTTTATTCCTCCAGCAAATGTATAAAACATTAACAAGAGAACAGCAGAAAAAGTTTAACTGAGCGCTCATCAATTCACCATGCGACTGAGTGCTCACACCCCATTTCAACATTCCCCACATGTAAAGGTGTAACTTTATTATTAGAACTATTAAGATGCTTTTGTTTCCATATGAGggaaaatgaattgtttttgtaagGGGGTGGGCGGAAGAAGGAATAATATCATTTATGATTATGAAACCATGTGCAAGAAATAACCATATTTCTCACTTGTAAAACTTTTGTCTGACGAAGGAATGCAAAGAAAGCCTCCATAATTCCAATATATTTATATGCAAAAACCTATCATATATATGAGTATGGATGAGGTCACAAAAAAGAGGGCAGGAAGATGAAGAAGTAAAAAGTACATTAATTGCCATTAATAGCATTCAAACTGCAGCGTGGTTAATGGAGTTCACCTCAAGTTGCCAATGTAAATGCATAGTTTATTGCATGGCTTTTATCCACATTCTATATGAATGACTACGTAATCAGCCAACAAAGAATCATTTCATaccaaaaaaaaggagagataaTAACAAAGCCAACACACTAACAACACATAACCCATAATAAACTGAAAACATTAGTCAAAGAATGCCTTACATTTTGACTTGCATGCTTTTTCGTGCTCTCACAATGTCGGGATCCATATTGCCTGTATTGCGATGAGCACCTAGATTTTGAATCTGGGAAGGGAGAGAACTTCCATTTTGCTGTGGCAATCCCGGCAACTGACTTCCAGCTTGATTAGGTACCTGCCCTGACATCTGTCCTGACATATGCGCCTGAATATTCATCTTTCCCTTGTATGCTTCTGAACACCAAGTACCGCATAACTCAGACTTTCACACGTTCACAATTCAGACCAGAATCCCATATTTGAGTCACCTGCCACGACATGCATCATTAACTACTCATGTTTGATCGATTAAAAAGCTTCCTTGTATTATAAAACCCAAGAACGATCAATCAAACTTCAAGTTACTATgtgaaaatttcaaatcagcaattattaaaaacaaagagagttcAATACCAAAAGTCATAGATTTATATGGGGGCAATCAAGTCATAGGTTTACATGGGGGCAATTGACAAAATCGAACAGAAAAACACCAGAATTGAATagggaaaatattatattactaAAATATGGGATAAATCATAGTACACAACAAAAATGTAGATCTACAACTTATAATCAGCAAGTAGAAGATCAACCTATACTTTTTCAAGTGTGGCGGAAGTTCGTTAACACATGCAAGTAGGACAAGTGTAATCAAATCGAGTTGCACAATAATAACACTGCTGGTGTAACAGCATACTACAAATACATATCCAAACACAAACACAACCACAATTGGGGCCATCCTCCAGCAATACCAAGTTTAGGGGTTTTGTATGAGTAATTGGAAGCGAGACAAAGAACGAGGGCGATGGTGATCGCCATTAGAATTAACCAACACAAAAAAGCAAGAAACAAAATCGAATCGAAAGGGGTTTGCCTAAAGTTGCATAATTTTCCAATCGGCCCAAGAAAAGCACCAAATAGTCACATTGATGATATGCATATCTTCACCAGGatggaaattaagaaaattaataacaaattaaaagaataaatgaataaattggGAAATAAAAGTCAAAACCCTAAGGAAGGGTTAACCTAGACATAGAATCAAAGAAACCCTAACAAAGAGGGGTGTGACAAAACCTGAGAGCAGCGATCGGAGCTCGAAATTGCAGGATGAATTCAGACGGTTGGTTGATTATTGCAGAGAGGAGCAAGCACGGTCGGGAGACCGCCAAATGAGAAGACGACCACGACCACCACCACCAACACAACCAGAAATCAGACCAAGATATAGACTTTTCTCTTTCTCCCGAATCTGATGATGGGGATTAATcgctaaaaaattaaaatctgaAAATCAAAAATATGGAGTTTTGGACGATAATACGAAAGTTTAAATTTTAGcaataaaattggaaattaaaaataaaaataaaaaaaacaacagcAGCAACGGAGAGGAGGAGAGATGAGTAAACGGGGAGGTTCGTAGTCACCCAATAAACTACCTCTGCGAATTTATCAAATTGCCCTTCTCATTACTCACAAATCTCCCCCAATCCCTTTAGCCCGTCGCAACGCATTCTGACACTCTTCCttctatgtttttatttatctttttttttttttttttttttttttttttttcaaaccatCCAACCCAAGCACAGCCTTTTTGAGAATACGTGCATTCTTATTGCAAGACAAAAATATCTCATGCCTactcttaattaattaaaaaaaaaaaccatgtgtTTTACCTTGAAAAATCCACCTATTAagttacaaattatttaattgtatatgaataaaaattgttaacaagtttttcatttaataagAATATATAGAGCTATTCAAagttaaaactaaatatatcaACACCATACAATAACTAAATAATCCAAATAGATTAAGGAAAAGAGTCCATAAATTTTAGGTGgggttaaaaaaattagtacaaGTCTCTTGGCacaaaacaaaacaaggttGTAGCCATGTATGGACAAAATACAAGCCAAACATTTAAATTGTGTTTGTTAAGTAATCTACAGAGAAATACAATAAGGACTAatccaaattgattttttttttttttattattggcAAATTGAAAGTAAATACACGGAGAAGCGCACCATGAGTCATGACAAAGGGTGCAAAATGATATACAAACCAAACCTAGCTAGCATAACTTCATACCAACCGGTCAACTCTCATGTTATCTACAAAATGAATCAAAGAAAGTTTTATATTCTTCGTGTAACAATTTGGTATTTACTCacatgtataatatttttaggaatTCACTTTTTCTAgccaaaattaattattttatctccGCAAATGTTTTATGATTGTGTTCATACATAGTGATCAACCTCAAGAATCTTCTACAATCAATCATAACAAGGTTATTGTGTCTACAATTAACACACTCTAACTCATAGGACCGCATGAGTTTAGTACATgagaatggaaagtgagaattggcatttcattcttttttggttcattttcatgttttaataaattttattaagataGGAATGgaatcaaaattgattttggtaGAAATCAAATCCCACTTATAAGTGGGATTTTAATTTATCCTAGGTAAGTAGTATTATGATTCATTCATCTTATTAGataatataaaatgatataaaattattgttttgcCCTTGGAAATTTAAatgttcttttatatatatatatatatatatatatatatatatatatatatatttgtaaaatataattttatagcTTCTTTTACATGAcatattattcaaaatttaataaaagaataaatggaTATTTTGCATATTTTAGGGTTGTGAATTTTATTGGATACAATACTtattgaaaattagaatgaagtttgagttttttttccctcttttagAAATAGGAAAGGTATTTGCTAACTTTGAGAAttcaaatatgataataaatatatttcttctcttttttcgataaaatataattttatagcTTCTTTTAAGCATgacaattattcaatttttttttataaaaagaataattgaatatttCTATATTAgggttgtatgatttttttatggttaattttctttatttattgagtatatattatttgtttagtCTTATCatttagtaacaaaaaaaaaatccaaaatttattcttttaaaacataagtgtattattgtcaatttatttattttcatttccatcATTCCATTCTTATTGTTATCAAATGttggaatgaaaacaaataatcattacAACCTTagattcctaagttcatccaaacaCTAAAAATGGAATcacaaatttatttctattccaCAATAAATAAGAacgaaaataaaatatcaattctcatttctcatttccgtgtaccaaacaccccctaaaggaattactaagaccacaaatttcatgattacatgtcctttggatgatccaaaggacatgttgTTTTAAACCTACTGAGATATCATAGTaactctattgagaatacttattgctaccaactccatcaacaatgacttaATTCATAGAAATATATGATCAATTTAAAGTCTCACTCACTCATAAGTCAAAGTCTATTGTTgattttagcacaaactcaatatcttctcaaggttgagagtctatacaatatagtagtttggtgaatcatgacaattgatagttctacatcatgattcactataggtcttGCCCAATgtacatcacatacactagtgtgTGACCCAATTCATATGAATATATTATCACTTTAAGGTCTAAGACATAAGTCAAAGTCTTCTGTTGATTTTAGCACAGACTTAATATTCTATTAAGGTTGAAAGTTTATGTAGTATAATAGCTCAGCGAATCAGGACAACTAATAGTCTTACGTCATGATTCATTaaaggtcttgtccaatgtatTTCAtatacactagtacactcaccatgggaaactcatctcgatgatcaagacaagtcatccatcCGATTAGGAAGTAGTATTACAATATTTACaagattgcctaaatccattaACTAATTGTAgacaatttatttacttacaaggaacctatgacttgtatcaTCCATGTAACTTTTATACACTTAAGTCATATATAATGTAAGAAGtatgggttgaatgctcaaattgCATAAAAAGGTAGCAAGGGGA is a window from the Vitis riparia cultivar Riparia Gloire de Montpellier isolate 1030 chromosome 9, EGFV_Vit.rip_1.0, whole genome shotgun sequence genome containing:
- the LOC117922043 gene encoding histone acetyltransferase HAC1-like, with the translated sequence MNIQAHMSGQMSGQVPNQAGSQLPGLPQQNGSSLPSQIQNLGAHRNTGNMDPDIVRARKSMQVKIYEYITQRQSSPHDLQPKRVADLVRRLDDVLFRSATTKEDYANLDTLESRLHGLIKGLPLSSHNQQFPQGVNSSSAISTMIPTPGMSHSGSSNLMVTSSVDTSMIAASACNSIAPTTVNTGSLLPAGGGSSVGIHSSSFNSSDGSLCNGYQQSTSSFSIGSGGNSMMSSMSGQRITSQMIPTPGFNSNNNQSYMNSESSNNGGGFSSVESTMVSQPQQQKQHVGGQNIRILHNLGSQRGSGIRSGLQQKTYGFSNGALNGGFIGNNMQLVNGPTTSDGYLSGTLYGDSSKPLQQQFDQHQRPLIQGDGYGMNAADPSGSANFYNTVTSAGSMMNTQNLNPVSLQSMSKTNSTLIPNQSNLHNAQQAVHMKPQSVSQSEKVNFQSPLSSRENLLQSHQQQQFQQQPHQFQQQFVPHQRQQKPPSQQHQILIKNDAFGQPQLTSDLSSQVKAELGGEHHNEILNSQVSDQFQLSELQNQFQQNSSDDHSRGAQLHSLPSGTQDMCSSVSQNSQQIQQLLHPQQLIAESQNDFSCLSIGEQSESVLHGQWHPQSQGRPQISGNLSHDQHVQEEFRQRITRHDEAQRNNLSSEGSIIGKTVTPRSTGESQLSAAACKSANSNRERQFKNQQRWLLFLRHARRCAAPEGKCQDVNCITVQKLWRHMDRCNLPQCSFPRCQHTRVLLHHHKHCRDPGCPVCIPVKNYLDLQLRARTRPGSDSGLPTPIDGSCKSHDTVETARLTSKASSVVETSEELQPSSKRMKTEQPSQSLLPESESSAVLVPVITESHVPQDVQRQEYRHGDVSMPIKSEFTEVKMEVPVNSGQGSPKISELKKDNLDDIYNQRPDSEPIIYDESAGFAKEENVKLEKETDQARQENVTQPSESIGTKSGKPKIKGVSLTELFTPEQIRAHITGLRQWVGQSKAKAEKNQAMERSMSENSCQLCAVEKLTFEPPPIYCSPCGARIKRNAMYYTMGTGDTRHYFCIPCYNEARGDSVVVDGTSLPKARLEKKKNDEETEEWWVQCDKCEAWQHQICALFNGRRNDGGQAEYTCPNCYITEIEKGERKPLPQSAVLGAKDLPRTILSDHIEQRLFKRLKQERQERARLQGKGFDEVAGAEALVIRVVSSVDKKLEVKQRFLEIFQEENYPTEFPYKSKVILLFQKIEGVEVCLFGMYVQEFGSECLFPNQRRVYLSYLDSVKYFRPEIKSVTGEALRTFVYHEILIGYLEYCKKRGFTSCYIWACPPLKGEDYILYCHPEIQKTPKSDKLREWYLSMLRKAAKENIVVDLTNLYDHFFVSTGECKSKVTAARLPYFDGDYWPGAAEDMIYQLQQEEDGRKQHKKGTTKKTITKRALKASGQSDLSGNASKDLLLMHKLGETISPMKEDFIMVHLQHACTHCCHLMVSGNRWVCHQCKNFQLCDKCYEAEQKLEERERHPVNHRDKHLLHPVEINDVPSDTKDKDEILESEFFDTRQAFLSLCQGNHYQYDTLRRAKHSSMMVLYHLHNPTAPAFVTTCNICHLDIEAGQGWRCEVCPDYDVCNACYQKDGGIDHPHKLTNHPSMADRDAQNKEARQLRVLQLRKMLDLLVHASQCRSPHCQYPNCRKVKGLFRHGIQCKTRASGGCLLCKKMWYLLQLHARACKESECHVPRCRDLKEHLRRLQQQSDSRRRAAVMEMMRQRAAEVAGNAG